A single Saccharolobus shibatae B12 DNA region contains:
- a CDS encoding redox-regulated ATPase YchF yields MITIGIIGKTNVGKSTFFAAATLKDVEIANRPFVTINPNEGIGYIRVKCVHTEFNVKCNPKNSICIDDYRFIPVKLIDVAGLIPGAHEGRGLGNKFLDDLRQADALIHVIDASGSTNEEGVPVEPGSRDPEEDIKFIENELNEWFYSIINKDWAKFARTTDLSGKDLVEALLSKLSGISVNRSHIIETLKATKLENLKLMQWTEQDLRAFAKTLREISKPMIIAANKSDLPQARNNIKRLKEKYKWVIPTSAASEMALRKAAKAGIIAYIPGDNDFTILKPLNEKQKSALEYIRSSVLQVYGSTGVQEAINTATVDALNMIVTYPVEDEKKLTDRNGNVLPDAILLKKGSTPKDLANAIHTELAKGFLYAIDVKRKMRVGENYQLQNNDVIKIVSSTARPS; encoded by the coding sequence ATGATTACCATTGGAATTATAGGAAAGACCAATGTAGGTAAAAGTACGTTTTTTGCAGCAGCTACACTAAAAGATGTGGAAATAGCTAACAGACCATTTGTAACTATAAATCCAAATGAAGGTATAGGATATATAAGAGTGAAATGTGTTCATACTGAATTTAATGTCAAATGTAATCCGAAGAATTCCATTTGCATAGATGATTATAGATTCATACCAGTAAAACTAATAGATGTAGCTGGATTAATACCTGGTGCCCATGAAGGAAGAGGATTAGGAAACAAGTTCCTAGATGATTTACGTCAAGCTGATGCACTAATACATGTAATTGACGCAAGTGGATCCACAAATGAAGAGGGTGTCCCAGTAGAGCCGGGGTCAAGAGACCCAGAAGAAGATATAAAGTTTATAGAAAATGAGCTCAATGAATGGTTTTATTCCATTATTAATAAAGACTGGGCTAAATTTGCAAGAACAACAGATTTGTCTGGAAAAGATCTAGTAGAAGCCTTACTAAGTAAATTATCTGGAATATCTGTAAATAGATCACACATTATTGAAACTCTAAAAGCTACAAAATTGGAAAACCTAAAATTAATGCAATGGACGGAACAAGATTTAAGGGCATTCGCTAAAACTTTACGAGAAATAAGTAAACCTATGATAATTGCTGCAAACAAGAGCGATTTACCACAAGCTCGAAATAACATTAAGAGATTAAAAGAGAAATACAAGTGGGTTATTCCAACTAGTGCAGCATCAGAAATGGCTCTAAGGAAAGCAGCAAAGGCTGGAATAATAGCTTACATTCCAGGAGATAATGATTTTACCATACTTAAACCATTAAACGAGAAACAAAAAAGTGCTCTAGAATATATTAGAAGTAGTGTGCTACAAGTGTATGGAAGTACTGGAGTGCAAGAAGCCATAAATACAGCAACAGTTGATGCGTTGAACATGATCGTAACATATCCAGTAGAAGATGAGAAGAAACTGACTGACAGAAATGGAAACGTTTTACCGGACGCGATACTCCTAAAGAAAGGTTCTACTCCAAAAGATTTAGCTAACGCTATACATACGGAATTAGCAAAAGGTTTCTTATACGCTATTGATGTGAAGAGGAAAATGAGAGTTGGAGAGAATTATCAACTACAGAACAATGATGTAATAAAGATTGTATCAAGTACCGCTAGACCTTCTTAA
- a CDS encoding 50S ribosomal protein L15e — protein MTLSVYHYIENTWNSEEWKKGLLRQRFIEWRREPSIVRLAKPTRLNRARSLGYKAKQGFVIVRVRVRRGGLNKPRPNKGRRPKRMGVYGYGPAKGYKWIAEERAARKYPNLEVLGSYYVGEDGLYKYYEIIMVDPSHPVIKNDPKYKWLQDPSNRNRVFRGLTSASKKARGLRKSKGLKGTVKHKWSRKQKEREEKKRHEASKYYRLQRYDKIPGK, from the coding sequence ATGACATTATCAGTGTATCACTATATAGAGAACACATGGAATTCAGAAGAGTGGAAAAAAGGTTTATTAAGGCAGAGATTTATTGAATGGAGAAGAGAGCCTTCGATAGTTAGGTTAGCTAAACCAACTAGGCTAAACAGGGCTAGAAGTTTAGGCTATAAGGCTAAGCAAGGATTTGTTATAGTGAGAGTCAGAGTTAGGAGAGGAGGTCTTAATAAGCCTAGACCAAATAAGGGAAGAAGACCAAAAAGGATGGGTGTTTATGGTTATGGTCCAGCTAAAGGATATAAGTGGATAGCTGAGGAAAGGGCTGCAAGGAAATACCCCAATTTAGAGGTGCTTGGTAGTTATTATGTTGGAGAGGATGGTCTTTACAAGTATTATGAGATAATCATGGTGGATCCTTCTCATCCAGTAATAAAGAATGATCCTAAGTATAAGTGGCTTCAAGATCCTAGCAATAGGAATAGAGTGTTTAGAGGTTTAACGTCTGCAAGTAAGAAGGCTAGAGGATTGAGGAAATCTAAAGGGCTTAAAGGTACTGTAAAACATAAGTGGAGTAGGAAACAGAAAGAGAGAGAAGAGAAGAAGAGACATGAAGCGAGTAAGTATTATAGATTACAAAGGTATGATAAAATACCAGGAAAGTGA
- a CDS encoding RNA-binding protein — MKVNQAILSVFIHETEDYNKIVNTIESFFSPLISSSKKNIATVQGHYGNKIVILEYRFDKKNGEQFFKMILDKIETTELMFILTTMDSHMDGSKLYLRFDKQYLVAERRLVLKEGDDVVKCMISFNTSLENIKEEIKKLVSSRIMHSKL, encoded by the coding sequence ATGAAAGTAAATCAAGCAATACTTTCAGTTTTTATCCATGAAACAGAGGATTACAATAAAATAGTAAATACCATAGAGAGTTTTTTCTCTCCTCTTATCTCTAGCTCAAAGAAAAATATCGCAACTGTTCAAGGTCATTACGGTAATAAAATAGTTATATTGGAATATAGATTTGATAAGAAGAATGGAGAGCAATTTTTTAAAATGATATTAGATAAAATTGAAACTACGGAATTAATGTTTATTCTTACAACTATGGATTCCCATATGGATGGGAGTAAACTATATTTGAGATTCGATAAACAGTATTTGGTTGCCGAGCGTAGACTTGTTCTTAAAGAGGGTGATGATGTCGTTAAATGTATGATTTCGTTTAATACTTCTTTGGAGAATATAAAGGAGGAGATAAAGAAGCTTGTTAGTAGTAGAATCATGCATTCTAAACTCTAG
- a CDS encoding PHP domain-containing protein: MLVVESCILNSRLFPYVKRLGYNMVFSEDGLVGIKRVTIKAENGNQLKKMLKKPFIERDVLVFVKPLSIDALKYAIINKRVNAVILADDNMRIFKKSMLNLLRSYDKFVEISLKSSSGLLYNAIVFAYKWIPNIIFSSYASDFNEIWSPISKISYLTVLGADEEEAYKFVILNPIKLLNELNSTNN; the protein is encoded by the coding sequence TTGTTAGTAGTAGAATCATGCATTCTAAACTCTAGGCTGTTTCCTTACGTCAAAAGGTTAGGATATAACATGGTTTTTAGTGAAGATGGTTTGGTTGGTATAAAAAGGGTTACTATAAAAGCGGAAAATGGGAATCAACTGAAAAAGATGCTTAAGAAGCCTTTTATTGAGAGAGATGTGTTAGTTTTTGTAAAACCCCTTTCAATAGATGCCTTAAAGTATGCTATTATCAACAAAAGGGTCAATGCTGTGATATTGGCTGATGATAATATGAGGATATTTAAGAAAAGTATGCTAAACCTATTAAGATCTTATGACAAATTCGTTGAAATTTCACTTAAATCTTCTAGCGGGTTATTATATAATGCTATAGTGTTTGCATATAAATGGATACCTAACATTATTTTCTCCTCATATGCAAGTGATTTTAACGAGATCTGGAGTCCAATCTCTAAAATAAGTTATTTGACCGTATTGGGAGCTGATGAAGAGGAAGCTTATAAGTTTGTTATATTAAATCCCATAAAGTTGTTGAATGAACTCAATTCAACTAATAATTAA
- a CDS encoding Rpp14/Pop5 family protein has translation MNSIQLIINIILILWLLILTVLYLRKKSLNINIVKNKKIVRAKRYIVFYVIAESKVKGDDLERVVRNSLKDLLGNLWLNIANPKVVTYREDTQEGIISTNRIGYKAVLASLPFAKEINGNKILIVPRRTTGSLKKAKKLIGLK, from the coding sequence ATGAACTCAATTCAACTAATAATTAACATTATATTAATATTATGGCTTCTCATATTAACTGTATTATATCTCAGAAAAAAAAGCTTAAACATTAATATTGTGAAAAATAAGAAAATAGTAAGAGCTAAAAGATATATAGTATTTTACGTTATTGCAGAATCCAAAGTAAAAGGTGATGATTTAGAGAGGGTTGTTCGTAACTCCTTGAAGGATCTATTAGGTAATTTATGGCTTAATATCGCAAATCCTAAAGTTGTTACATATAGAGAGGATACTCAAGAAGGGATTATATCTACTAATAGGATAGGCTATAAGGCTGTTTTAGCTAGTTTACCTTTTGCTAAGGAAATTAATGGTAACAAAATACTTATAGTTCCAAGAAGAACAACCGGAAGCTTAAAAAAGGCTAAAAAACTAATCGGATTAAAGTGA
- the psmA gene encoding archaeal proteasome endopeptidase complex subunit alpha → MAFGPAAMGYDRAITIFSPDGSLYQVDYAFEAVKKGWTAIGIKSKSGVVIASEKRKAQSLLDVDSIEKVFLIDDHVGCSFAGLASDGRVLIDYARNIALQHRLIYDEPVSIDYLTKSVADVKQMYTQHGGVRPFGVALVIAGIDKSVPKLYMTEPSGQYMPYQAVAIGQGYYTATEFLEKNYKEDLTIEDTILLALKALSATLKPNEKLTPNTVEIGYASTQTGLFLKMTTEDKNMYLQKL, encoded by the coding sequence ATGGCGTTCGGACCAGCCGCTATGGGATATGATAGGGCAATAACCATATTCTCGCCCGACGGATCACTATATCAAGTAGACTATGCATTTGAAGCTGTAAAAAAGGGATGGACAGCAATAGGTATTAAATCAAAATCTGGTGTTGTTATTGCAAGCGAGAAAAGAAAAGCCCAATCATTATTAGATGTAGATAGTATAGAGAAAGTATTTTTAATCGACGATCATGTAGGGTGCAGTTTTGCTGGGCTAGCCTCTGATGGTAGAGTTTTAATAGACTATGCGAGAAATATAGCATTACAACATAGGTTAATATATGATGAACCAGTTAGTATTGATTATCTAACAAAATCAGTTGCTGATGTTAAGCAAATGTACACACAACATGGAGGAGTTAGACCATTTGGTGTTGCACTAGTAATTGCAGGAATAGACAAATCAGTTCCTAAACTATATATGACTGAACCTAGTGGGCAATATATGCCATATCAAGCTGTTGCAATAGGACAAGGTTATTATACAGCTACTGAGTTTTTAGAGAAGAATTACAAGGAGGACTTGACTATAGAAGATACTATACTCCTAGCCTTAAAGGCCTTATCGGCTACTCTTAAGCCTAATGAAAAGTTAACTCCAAATACTGTGGAAATAGGATACGCCTCAACCCAAACTGGGCTATTTCTAAAAATGACCACTGAAGATAAGAATATGTATTTACAGAAGTTATAA
- a CDS encoding ribosome assembly factor SBDS: protein MTKERDYVVVKYESHGERFEILAKPKEALAFRSGKSISLADVVVSDTIYKDVKKGLKASPASLKKVFGTTDFETIVKEILLKGELPVTAEQRKEMLETKRKQIIDFIHRNAVDPKTNLPIPPTRLEMAMEQARIQIDLNKDVEAQAMQIVKEISKIIPIKIARALLSIKVPSEYSSKVRSQLHNLGEVKKANWLEDGTLLAELEIPAGAQQDVIDKLNNLTKGEVEVKVLQVR, encoded by the coding sequence ATGACGAAGGAGCGTGATTATGTAGTAGTTAAATATGAATCACATGGAGAGAGGTTTGAGATATTAGCTAAGCCTAAAGAAGCATTAGCTTTTAGAAGTGGGAAGAGCATAAGCCTTGCTGATGTAGTAGTTTCTGACACTATTTATAAGGACGTGAAGAAAGGTTTGAAAGCATCTCCAGCATCACTCAAAAAAGTTTTTGGTACTACTGATTTCGAGACAATTGTAAAAGAAATTTTACTTAAAGGTGAATTACCGGTAACTGCAGAACAAAGGAAAGAGATGTTAGAAACTAAGAGAAAGCAAATAATTGATTTTATTCATAGAAACGCCGTTGATCCTAAAACTAATTTACCAATTCCGCCAACTAGATTAGAGATGGCAATGGAACAAGCTAGAATACAAATCGATTTAAACAAAGACGTGGAGGCACAAGCTATGCAAATAGTAAAGGAGATTTCTAAGATAATTCCAATTAAAATAGCGAGAGCTCTGCTTAGTATTAAAGTACCATCAGAATATAGCTCTAAGGTTAGATCACAATTACATAACTTAGGGGAGGTAAAAAAAGCCAATTGGTTAGAAGATGGTACATTATTAGCTGAATTGGAAATACCAGCGGGTGCACAGCAAGACGTTATAGATAAGTTAAATAATCTGACAAAAGGAGAAGTTGAAGTTAAAGTATTGCAAGTGAGATAG
- the rrp4 gene encoding exosome complex RNA-binding protein Rrp4 encodes MSQSQKIVLQPRSIVVPGELLAEGEFQIPWSPYILKVNSKYYSTVVGLFDVKDTQFEVIPLEGSFYYPKVNDVVIGLVEDVEIYGWVVDIKAPYKAYLPASNLLGRSVNVGEDLRRYLDVGDYVIARIENFDRSIDPVLSVKGKDLGRVNNGIVIDIMPVKVPRVIGKNKSMHETLTSKSGCSMFVANNGRIWATCPSRFSEEILIEAIRKIENESHIKGLTDRIKQFIEEKLGERNASSGETKTNP; translated from the coding sequence ATGAGTCAGTCCCAGAAAATTGTTTTACAGCCAAGATCAATAGTAGTGCCTGGCGAGTTATTAGCTGAAGGCGAGTTCCAGATTCCTTGGTCTCCTTATATATTAAAGGTTAATAGTAAATATTACTCTACAGTTGTTGGACTTTTTGATGTAAAAGATACTCAGTTTGAAGTGATTCCTTTGGAAGGGTCGTTTTACTATCCTAAGGTCAATGATGTGGTAATAGGTTTAGTAGAGGACGTTGAAATCTATGGTTGGGTGGTTGACATAAAAGCGCCTTATAAGGCATATTTACCAGCCTCAAATCTTTTAGGAAGATCCGTTAATGTTGGAGAGGATTTAAGGAGGTATTTAGATGTAGGTGACTACGTTATAGCTAGAATTGAAAATTTTGATAGATCAATAGATCCCGTTTTATCAGTTAAGGGCAAGGATCTAGGTCGTGTAAATAATGGTATAGTCATTGATATAATGCCAGTTAAAGTTCCGCGTGTTATAGGTAAGAATAAAAGTATGCATGAGACTTTGACCTCAAAAAGTGGATGCAGCATGTTTGTTGCCAATAATGGTAGAATATGGGCTACTTGTCCTTCCCGTTTTTCTGAAGAAATTTTAATCGAGGCCATTAGGAAGATTGAAAATGAGTCACATATAAAAGGATTGACAGATAGAATAAAACAATTCATTGAGGAAAAATTAGGTGAGAGAAATGCTTCAAGTGGAGAGACCAAAACTAATCCTTGA
- the rrp41 gene encoding exosome complex exonuclease Rrp41, with product MLQVERPKLILEDGKRIDGRKPDELRSIKIELGVLKNADGSAIFEMGNTKAIAAVYGPKEMHPRHLSLPDRAVLRVRYHMTPFSTDERKNPAPSRREIELSKVIREALESAVLVELFPRTAIDVFTEILQADAGSRLVSLMAASLALADAGIPMRDLIAGVAVGKADGVIVLDLNEPEDMWGEADMPVAMMPSLNQVTLFQLNGNMTPEEFRQAFDLAVKGINIIYNLEREALKSKYVEFKEEGV from the coding sequence ATGCTTCAAGTGGAGAGACCAAAACTAATCCTTGAAGATGGAAAGCGAATAGATGGTAGAAAGCCAGATGAATTAAGGAGTATAAAGATAGAATTGGGAGTTCTCAAAAACGCTGATGGTTCAGCGATTTTTGAGATGGGAAATACAAAGGCTATAGCAGCGGTTTACGGTCCAAAAGAAATGCATCCAAGACATTTATCTCTTCCGGATAGGGCAGTATTAAGAGTTAGATATCATATGACACCATTCTCTACAGACGAGCGAAAGAATCCCGCACCTAGTAGAAGAGAGATTGAGCTTTCTAAGGTTATAAGAGAAGCTTTAGAATCAGCTGTTTTAGTGGAATTGTTTCCAAGAACTGCCATAGATGTTTTTACTGAAATATTACAAGCAGACGCGGGATCCAGATTAGTTTCATTGATGGCTGCGTCTTTGGCGTTAGCTGATGCTGGAATTCCTATGAGAGATTTAATAGCTGGGGTAGCCGTAGGAAAGGCTGATGGAGTAATAGTTCTAGATTTAAATGAACCCGAGGATATGTGGGGAGAGGCTGATATGCCGGTTGCAATGATGCCATCTTTAAACCAAGTAACGTTATTTCAGTTAAATGGTAATATGACTCCGGAGGAATTTAGACAGGCTTTTGATTTAGCAGTTAAGGGTATAAATATAATATATAATTTAGAGAGGGAGGCTCTAAAAAGTAAGTATGTAGAGTTTAAAGAAGAGGGTGTATAG
- the rrp42 gene encoding exosome complex protein Rrp42: MSSTPSNQNIIPIIKKESIVSLFEKGIRQDGRKLTDYRPLSITLDYAKKADGSALVKLGTTMVLAGTKLEIDKPYEDTPNQGNLIVNVELLPLAYETFEPGPPDENAIELARVVDRSLRDSKALDLTKLVIEPGKSVWTVWLDVYVLDYGGNVLDACMLASVAALYNTKVYKVEQDSNGFRINKNEVVGKLPLNHPVVTVSIAKVDKYLIVDPDLDEESIMDTKVSFSYTPDLKIVGIQKSGKGSMSLQDIDQAENTARLVAVKLLEELKKQLGI; this comes from the coding sequence TTGTCTTCAACTCCGTCGAATCAAAATATTATACCTATAATCAAGAAGGAAAGTATAGTAAGTCTTTTTGAGAAAGGCATTAGGCAAGACGGAAGGAAATTAACGGATTATAGACCTCTTTCTATAACCTTGGATTACGCAAAAAAGGCTGATGGTTCTGCGTTAGTTAAGTTAGGCACGACAATGGTATTAGCTGGGACAAAACTTGAAATAGATAAACCTTACGAAGATACGCCTAATCAAGGAAACCTCATTGTGAATGTTGAACTCCTACCTTTAGCCTATGAGACCTTTGAACCTGGGCCTCCAGATGAGAATGCTATTGAATTAGCTAGAGTAGTGGATAGAAGCTTAAGGGATTCTAAAGCTCTAGATCTAACTAAACTTGTAATAGAACCCGGTAAAAGTGTATGGACAGTATGGCTTGATGTTTATGTATTAGATTATGGTGGGAATGTATTGGACGCATGTATGTTGGCCTCAGTCGCAGCATTGTATAATACTAAAGTGTATAAGGTAGAACAAGATTCTAATGGGTTTAGAATCAATAAAAATGAAGTTGTTGGTAAATTACCATTGAATCATCCAGTAGTTACAGTGTCTATAGCAAAAGTTGACAAATATTTAATAGTTGATCCAGATTTGGATGAAGAGTCAATAATGGACACTAAGGTTTCCTTTTCCTATACGCCAGATCTAAAAATAGTGGGGATTCAAAAGAGTGGAAAGGGTAGTATGTCATTACAAGATATTGATCAGGCTGAGAATACAGCAAGATTAGTAGCTGTCAAGCTTTTAGAAGAACTTAAAAAGCAGTTAGGAATTTAA
- a CDS encoding 50S ribosomal protein L37ae, translated as MGKVTGIAGRYGARYGSTLRKKWKEIMEKRYDDHQCPYCKTTGKVIRLASGIWYCKKCNSKWAGLAYTPY; from the coding sequence ATGGGGAAAGTCACGGGAATTGCTGGAAGATACGGGGCTAGATATGGATCTACTTTAAGAAAAAAGTGGAAAGAAATAATGGAAAAGAGGTATGATGACCATCAATGTCCCTATTGCAAGACCACTGGTAAGGTTATCAGATTGGCTTCTGGAATATGGTACTGTAAGAAATGTAATTCTAAGTGGGCCGGTCTTGCATATACACCGTACTAG
- a CDS encoding Brix domain-containing protein, with protein MHIHRTRIVITSSRDPSIRTRNFLNILTSLLPDSVKITRGKKSKKEIFERAINLGAIYLLFVLAKNGNPLRIIVYDLETFSIKYFFKLHGLSLPSDYNIPLYQIKRHNSVCTELNGCDFLRDFLVDMNIYNLSNNCDVIVNTRLVSNNICELLFTLSTKNIKFLKMLLEM; from the coding sequence TTGCATATACACCGTACTAGAATAGTTATAACTTCATCTAGAGATCCTAGTATTAGAACAAGAAATTTTTTAAATATTTTAACTTCTCTGTTACCAGACTCAGTTAAAATTACACGGGGTAAAAAAAGTAAGAAAGAGATATTTGAAAGGGCTATTAATTTAGGAGCAATATATTTATTGTTCGTATTAGCTAAGAATGGTAATCCGTTGAGAATAATTGTTTATGATTTAGAAACTTTTTCTATAAAATATTTTTTTAAATTACACGGTTTATCACTACCTTCTGACTATAATATCCCATTATATCAGATAAAAAGGCATAATAGTGTATGCACAGAACTAAATGGGTGTGATTTTCTAAGAGATTTTCTAGTCGATATGAATATCTACAACTTGTCAAATAATTGCGATGTTATTGTGAACACGAGGCTAGTCTCTAATAATATTTGTGAACTTTTGTTTACGTTATCTACGAAAAACATTAAGTTTTTGAAGATGCTATTAGAAATGTGA
- a CDS encoding KEOPS complex Pcc1 subunit, translating into MKIEISIYPDNFNKNEFQDMIYDSIIIEKIDTKYVKIKKSPLQIEIDAPSITRARAIMNSYILWIYTILKSLEEVEKSGREITSRSSSSTS; encoded by the coding sequence GTGAAGATAGAGATTTCAATTTATCCAGATAATTTCAATAAAAACGAATTCCAGGATATGATATATGATTCGATAATAATTGAAAAGATAGATACTAAATATGTAAAAATTAAGAAATCCCCTTTACAGATTGAGATAGATGCACCATCAATTACAAGAGCTAGGGCTATAATGAACTCTTATATACTTTGGATCTATACAATTCTAAAGTCACTGGAAGAGGTGGAAAAAAGTGGCCGAGAAATTACCTCCAGAAGTTCAAGCTCAACTAGCTAA
- a CDS encoding prefoldin subunit beta: MAEKLPPEVQAQLAKFQQLKDQLDRLLLEKSTIENELREINKVLEELSVLNADATIYKIVGNLLVKSDKTSVEKELNDRKELLELRSRTYQKQESILRKQLEDLQAKINEMLSKYYPQGGQTGIKA; the protein is encoded by the coding sequence GTGGCCGAGAAATTACCTCCAGAAGTTCAAGCTCAACTAGCTAAGTTTCAACAGTTAAAAGATCAGCTTGATAGATTATTATTGGAAAAGTCTACTATAGAGAATGAATTAAGGGAGATAAACAAGGTATTGGAAGAATTATCAGTTCTTAATGCAGATGCTACTATTTATAAGATTGTAGGGAACTTATTGGTTAAATCGGATAAGACATCAGTAGAAAAGGAGCTTAATGATAGGAAAGAATTATTAGAACTCAGATCAAGGACTTATCAGAAGCAAGAAAGTATTTTAAGAAAGCAGCTAGAAGACTTACAAGCTAAAATAAATGAGATGTTATCAAAATATTATCCGCAAGGTGGCCAAACAGGTATAAAAGCTTAA
- the xpf gene encoding 3'-flap repair endonuclease Xpf: MVIRIYADDREKASGIPELLKELGITVILSQLSVADYVIGEDAAVERKSVNDLVNSVFDKRFFDQISRLSEVYNFPMLIVEGDINEIRKITEKWRAINNALISATIDYNIKVFYSRDKKDTAEILKKIAEKYQFGENGSRRINLHNKAKLESISDMQLYIVESFPYVGSVLAERLLLKFGTIQNICNASISELEKALGSRKKAEDIYKILRAHYSKTNADNDSKKSTSLFDFL, encoded by the coding sequence ATGGTAATTAGAATTTATGCTGATGATAGGGAAAAGGCTAGTGGTATACCAGAATTATTAAAGGAGTTGGGAATTACAGTAATACTATCTCAACTTAGTGTTGCTGATTATGTGATAGGTGAAGATGCTGCAGTAGAGAGGAAGTCGGTAAATGATTTGGTAAATTCGGTTTTTGACAAGAGGTTTTTTGACCAAATCAGTAGGCTTTCAGAGGTTTATAATTTTCCAATGTTAATTGTTGAAGGTGATATTAATGAAATTAGGAAAATAACTGAAAAGTGGAGAGCGATAAATAACGCTTTAATTTCTGCCACGATTGATTATAATATTAAAGTATTTTATTCTAGAGATAAAAAAGATACTGCGGAAATTTTGAAAAAAATAGCAGAGAAGTATCAATTCGGCGAAAATGGGAGTAGGAGAATTAATTTACATAATAAGGCTAAACTAGAAAGTATTTCTGATATGCAACTTTATATTGTAGAATCTTTTCCTTATGTTGGTTCTGTACTTGCTGAAAGGCTACTACTTAAGTTTGGAACTATACAGAATATTTGTAATGCATCTATATCAGAATTGGAAAAAGCATTAGGTAGTAGGAAAAAAGCTGAGGATATTTATAAAATTTTAAGGGCACACTATTCTAAAACTAACGCTGATAATGATAGTAAGAAAAGTACCTCTTTATTTGACTTCCTTTAA